From a single Sus scrofa isolate TJ Tabasco breed Duroc chromosome 13, Sscrofa11.1, whole genome shotgun sequence genomic region:
- the USP19 gene encoding ubiquitin carboxyl-terminal hydrolase 19 isoform X7, with product MSGGASTTGPRRGPLGLEEATSKKKQKDRANQESKDGDPRRGGSASAPQEEHTKEELLLDWRQSSDEVIVKLRVGAGPLRLDEVDAAFTDTDCVVRLPGGRQWGGVFYAEIDGSCTKVQARKGGLLQLSLPKKVPMLMWPSLLKPLGTQELVPGLRCQENGQEASPIASEPGPEPRRAKQEARNQKRAQGRSEAGTGAGPGAQAGPSAKRAVHLRRGPEGEGSRDGPGPRGDAPPFLAEPASTQAEAEEQLRVPPLNPQTCLLGSEEDLELLTGEKAVSARNDPVSPAMARSRDPEKGDRSKEEMAVAADAATLVDEPESMVNLAFVKNDSYEKGPDSVVVHVYVKEIRRDTSRVLFREQDFTLIFQTRDGNFLRLHPGCGPHTTFRWQVKLRNLIEPEQCTFCFTASRIDICLHKRQSQRWGGLEAPAARGAVGGAKVAVPTGPTPLDSTPPGSAPHPLTGQEEARGVEKEKPKARSEDTGLDGVAARTPMEHVTPKPEPHLASPKPTCMVPPMPHSPVSGDSVEEEEEEEKKVCLPGFTGLVNLGNTCFMNSVIQSLSNTRELRDFFHDRSFEAEINYNNPLGTGGRLAIGFAVLLRALWKGTHHAFQPSKLKAIVASKASQFTGYAQHDAQEFMAFLLDGLHEDLNRIQNKPYTETVDSDGRPDEVVAEEAWQRHKMRNDSFIVDLFQGQYKSKLVCPVCAKVSITFDPFLYLPVPLPQKQKVLPVFYFAREPHSKPIKFLVSISKENSSASEVLDSLSQSVHVKPENLRLAEVIKNRFHRVFLPSHSLDTVSPSDTLLCFELLSPELAKERVVVLEVQQRPQVPSIPISKCAACQRKQQSEDEKLKRCTRCYRVGYCNQLCQKTHWPDHKGLCRPENIGYPFLVSVPASRLTYARLAQLLEGYARYSVSVFQPPFQPGRMALESQGPGCTTMLSTSSLEAGDSERDPVQPPELQLVTPVAEGDTGVPRAWASPDRGPAPSTSGVSSEMLASVSAEVGSLPAGERVSRPEAAVPGYQHPSEAMNAHTPQFFIYKIDASNREQRLEDKGDNPLELGEDCSLALVWRNNERLQEFVLVASKELECAEDPGSAGEAARAGHFTLDQCLNLFTRPEVLAPEEAWYCPQCKQHREASKQLLLWRLPNVLIVQLKRFSFRSFIWRDKINDLVEFPVRNLDLSKFCIGQKEEQLPSYDLYAVINHYGGMIGGHYTACARLPNDRSSQRSDVGWRLFDDSTVTTVDESQVVTRYAYVLFYRRRNSPVERPPRAGHSEHHPDLGPAAESAASQASRIWQELEAEEEPVPEGPAPLGPWGPQEWVGPPPRGPTTPDEGCLRYFVLGTVAALVALVLNVFYPLVSQSPWR from the exons ATGTCTGGAGGGGCCAGCACCACAGGCCCAAGGAGAGGGCCCCTGGGACTGGAAGAGGCCACCAGTAAGAAGAAGCAGAAGGATCGAGCAAACCAGGAGAGCAAGGATGGAGATCCCAGGAGAGGTG GGTCAGCATCCGCTCCTCAGGAGGAGCATACCAAAGAGG AGTTGTTGCTGGATTGGAGGCAGAGTTCTGATGAGGTGATTGTCAAGTTGCGTGTGGGAGCTGGTCCCCTGAGGCTGGATGAAGTAGATGCTGCTTTCACGGACACAGACTGTGTGGTGCGGCTTCCAG GTGGTCGGCAGTGGGGTGGTGTTTTCTATGCTGAGATAGATGGTTCCTGTACCAAAGTGCAGGCTCGCAAAGGTGGCCTCCTGCAGCTCTCACTGCCCAAGAAGGTGCCTATGCTCATGTGGCCCTCTCTCCTG AAACCTCTAGGGACCCAGGAGTTGGTGCCAGGGCTGCGGTGCCAGGAGAATGGGCAGGAAGCATCTCCCATTGCCTCGGAGCCAGGCCCTGAGCCCCGCCGGGCTAAGCAGGAGGCCCGGAACCAGAAACGGGCCCAGGGCCGTAGTGAGGCAGGCACAGGGGCTGGCCCTGGGGCCCAGGCAGGCCCCAGCGCCAAGAGAGCTGTGCATCTCCGCAGAGGGCCAGAAGGGGAAGGGTCCAGAGATGGCCCTGGACCCCGGGGTGATGCCCCCCCTTTCCTGGCTGAGCCAGCATCCACCCAG GCTGAGGCTGAGGAACAGCTCCGTGTACCACCACTGAACCCCCAGACCTGCCTCCTGGGCTCAGAGGAGGATCTAGAACTTTTGACAGGAGAGAAGGCAGTGTCCGCCAGGAATGATCCAGTGTCCCCAGCCATGGCCCGGAGCAGAGACCCCGAGAAAGGTGACCGTTCCAAAGAGGAGATGGCAGTGGCAGCAGATGCTGCAACCTTGGTGGATG AGCCTGAGTCCATGGTGAACCTGGCATTTGTCAAGAATGACTCCTATGAGAAGGGGCCGGACTCAGTGGTGGTGCACGTGTACGTGAAGGAAATCCGCAGGGACACCTCTCGAGTGCTTTTCCGCGAGCAGGACTTCACGCTTATCTTCCAGACCAG GGATGGAAACTTCCTGAGACTGCACCCGGGCTGCGGGCCCCACACCACCTTCCGTTGGCAGGTGAAGCTCAG GAACCTGATCGAGCCAGAGCAATGCACCTTCTGCTTCACGGCCTCTCGCATTGACATCTGCCTCCATAAGCGGCAGAGTCAGCGCTGGGGGGGCTTGGAGGCCCCAGCTGCACGAG GTGCAGTGGGTGGTGCAAAGGTTGCCGTGCCGACAGGTCCAACCCCTCTGGATTCAACCCCCCCGGgaagtgccccccaccccttgaCAGGCCAGGAAGAGGCCCGGGGTGTGGAGAAGGAGAAGCCCAAGGCTCGATCTGAGGACACAGGCTTAGATGGTGTGGCAGCCCGCACCCCCATGGAGCATGTAACCCCAAAGCCAGAGCCACACCTAGCATCG CCCAAGCCCACGTGTATGGTGCCTCCAATGCCCCATAGCCCAGTGAGTGGAGATAgtgtggaggaagaggaggaggaagagaagaaggtgTGTCTGCCAGGCTTCACTGGCCTTGTCAATCTAGGCAACACCTGCTTCATGAACAGCGTCATTCAGTCTCTGTCCAATACTCGGGAACTGCGGGACTTCTTCCATG ACCGCTCCTTTGAGGCCGAGATCAACTATAACAACCCGCTGGGGACTGGTGGGCGTCTGGCCATCGGTTTTGCTGTGCTGCTCCGGGCACTGTGGAAGGGAACCCACCATGCCTTCCAGCCCTCCAAGTTGAAG GCCATTGTGGCGAGCAAAGCCAGCCAGTTCACAGGCTATGCACAGCATGATGCCCAGGAGTTCATGGCTTTCCTGCTGGATGGGCTGCACGAGGACTTGAACCGAATTCAGAATAAGCCCTACACAGAGACTGTGGACTCAGACGGGCGCCCTGATGAG GTGGTAGCTGAGGAAGCCTGGCAGCGGCACAAGATGAGGAATGATTCTTTCATCGTGGACCTATTTCAGGGCCAATACAAGTCGAAGCTGGTGTGCCCTGTGTGTGCGAAG GTCTCCATCACTTTTGACCCATTCCTGTACCTGCCGGTGCCCTTGCCGCAGAAGCAGAAGGTTCTCCCTGTCTTCTATTTTGCGCGGGAGCCCCATAGCAAGCCCATCAAG TTTCTGGTgagcatcagcaaggagaactcCAGTGCGAGTGAAGTGTTGGACTCCCTCTCTCAGAGTGTCCACGTGAAGCCTGAGAACCTGCGTCTGGCTGAG GTTATTAAGAATCGCTTCCACCGTGTGTTCTTGCCCTCCCACTCCCTGGACACTGTGTCCCCTTCTGACACGCTCCTCTGCTTTGAGCTGCTGTCCCCAGAGTTGGCTAAGGAGCGGGTAGTGGTGCTTGAAGTGCAACAG CGCCCCCAGGTGCCCAGCATCCCTATCTCCAAGTGTGCAGCCTGCCAGCGGAAGCAGCAGTCAGAGGATGAGAAGCTGAAGCGCTGTACCCGGTGCTACCGTGTGGGCTACTGCAACCA gcTCTGTCAGAAAACCCACTGGCCTGATCACAAGGGCCTCTGCCGCCCTGAGAACATTGGCTACCCCTTCCTGGTCAGTGTACCTGCCTCACGGCTCACTTATGCCCGTCTTGCTCAGCTGCTAGAGGGCTATGCCCG GTACTCTGTGAGTGTGTTCCAGCCACCCTTCCAGCCTGGCCGCATGGCCTTGGAGTCCCAGGGCCCTGGCTGCACCACAATGCTGTCCACTAGCTCCCTGGAGGCTGGGGACAGTGAGAGGGACCCTGTTCAGCCTCCTGAACTTCAGTTGGTGACCCCTGTGGCTGAAGGGGATACAGGGGTCCCCCGGGCATGGGCATCCCCTGATCGGGGCCCTGCACCCAGTACCAGTGGAGTTTCTTCTGAGATGCTGGCCAGTGTGTCTGCTGAAGTTGGCTCCTTGCCTGCTGGTGAGAGGGTGTCCCGGCCTGAAG CTGCCGTGCCCGGATACCAACACCCAAGTGAAGCCATGAATGCCCACACACCCCagttctttatctataaaattgaCGCATCCAACCGAGAACAGCGGCTAGAGGACAAAG GCGATAACCCCCTAGAGCTGGGTGAGGATTGCAGTCTGGCTCTAGTCTGGCGGAACAACGAGCGCCTGCAGGAGTTCGTGTTGGTAGCCTCCAAGGAGCTGGAATGTGCTGAGGACCCAGGCTCTGCTGGTGAGGCTGCCCGTGCTGGCCACTTCACTCTGGACCAGTGCCTGAACCTCTTCACGCGGCCTGAGGTGCTGGCACCTGAGGAGGCTTG GTACTGCCCACAGTGCAAACAACACCGTGAGGCCTCTAAGCAGCTGTTGCTGTGGCGCCTGCCGAATGTGCTCATTGTCCAGCTCAAGCGCTTCTCCTTTCGCAGCTTCATCTGGCGTGACAAGATCAACGacttggtggagttccctgttcG GAATCTGGACCTGAGCAAGTTCTGCATCGGTCAGAaagaggaacagctgcccagctaCGACCTGTATGCTGTCATCAACCACTATGGAGGCATGATTGGTGGTCACTACACTGCTTGCGCGCGCCTGCCCAATGACCGCAGCAGCCAGCGCAGCGACGTGG GCTGGCGCTTGTTTGATGACAGCACGGTGACAACGGTAGACGAGAGCCAGGTCGTGACGCGTTATGCCTATGTACTCTTCTACCGCCGGCGGAACTCTCCTGTGGAGAGGCCCCCCCGGGCAGGTCACTCAGAGCACCACCCCGACCTAGGCCCTGCAGCTGAGTCTGCTGCCAGCCAG GCTTCCCGGATTTGGCAGGAGCTGGAGGCCGAGGAGGAGCCAGTACCTGAGGGGCCTGCGCCCCTGGGTCCCTGGGGGCCCCAAGAATGGGTGGGCCCTCCACCACGTGGCCCTACCACACCAGATGAGGGCTGCCTCCGGTACTTTGTTCTGGGCACTGTGGCAGCTTTGGTGGCCCTCGTGCTCAACGTGTTCTATCCTCTGGTATCCCAGAGTCCCTGGAGATGA
- the USP19 gene encoding ubiquitin carboxyl-terminal hydrolase 19 isoform X12 has translation MSGGASTTGPRRGPLGLEEATSKKKQKDRANQESKDGDPRRGSASAPQEEHTKEELLLDWRQSSDEVIVKLRVGAGPLRLDEVDAAFTDTDCVVRLPGGRQWGGVFYAEIDGSCTKVQARKGGLLQLSLPKKVPMLMWPSLLKKPLGTQELVPGLRCQENGQEASPIASEPGPEPRRAKQEARNQKRAQGRSEAGTGAGPGAQAGPSAKRAVHLRRGPEGEGSRDGPGPRGDAPPFLAEPASTQAEAEEQLRVPPLNPQTCLLGSEEDLELLTGEKAVSARNDPVSPAMARSRDPEKEPESMVNLAFVKNDSYEKGPDSVVVHVYVKEIRRDTSRVLFREQDFTLIFQTRDGNFLRLHPGCGPHTTFRWQVKLRNLIEPEQCTFCFTASRIDICLHKRQSQRWGGLEAPAARGAVGGAKVAVPTGPTPLDSTPPGSAPHPLTGQEEARGVEKEKPKARSEDTGLDGVAARTPMEHVTPKPEPHLASPKPTCMVPPMPHSPVSGDSVEEEEEEEKKVCLPGFTGLVNLGNTCFMNSVIQSLSNTRELRDFFHDRSFEAEINYNNPLGTGGRLAIGFAVLLRALWKGTHHAFQPSKLKAIVASKASQFTGYAQHDAQEFMAFLLDGLHEDLNRIQNKPYTETVDSDGRPDEVVAEEAWQRHKMRNDSFIVDLFQGQYKSKLVCPVCAKVSITFDPFLYLPVPLPQKQKVLPVFYFAREPHSKPIKFLVSISKENSSASEVLDSLSQSVHVKPENLRLAEVIKNRFHRVFLPSHSLDTVSPSDTLLCFELLSPELAKERVVVLEVQQRPQVPSIPISKCAACQRKQQSEDEKLKRCTRCYRVGYCNQLCQKTHWPDHKGLCRPENIGYPFLVSVPASRLTYARLAQLLEGYARYSVSVFQPPFQPGRMALESQGPGCTTMLSTSSLEAGDSERDPVQPPELQLVTPVAEGDTGVPRAWASPDRGPAPSTSGVSSEMLASVSAEVGSLPAGERVSRPEAAVPGYQHPSEAMNAHTPQFFIYKIDASNREQRLEDKGDNPLELGEDCSLALVWRNNERLQEFVLVASKELECAEDPGSAGEAARAGHFTLDQCLNLFTRPEVLAPEEAWYCPQCKQHREASKQLLLWRLPNVLIVQLKRFSFRSFIWRDKINDLVEFPVRNLDLSKFCIGQKEEQLPSYDLYAVINHYGGMIGGHYTACARLPNDRSSQRSDVGWRLFDDSTVTTVDESQVVTRYAYVLFYRRRNSPVERPPRAGHSEHHPDLGPAAESAASQASRIWQELEAEEEPVPEGPAPLGPWGPQEWVGPPPRGPTTPDEGCLRYFVLGTVAALVALVLNVFYPLVSQSPWR, from the exons ATGTCTGGAGGGGCCAGCACCACAGGCCCAAGGAGAGGGCCCCTGGGACTGGAAGAGGCCACCAGTAAGAAGAAGCAGAAGGATCGAGCAAACCAGGAGAGCAAGGATGGAGATCCCAGGAGAG GGTCAGCATCCGCTCCTCAGGAGGAGCATACCAAAGAGG AGTTGTTGCTGGATTGGAGGCAGAGTTCTGATGAGGTGATTGTCAAGTTGCGTGTGGGAGCTGGTCCCCTGAGGCTGGATGAAGTAGATGCTGCTTTCACGGACACAGACTGTGTGGTGCGGCTTCCAG GTGGTCGGCAGTGGGGTGGTGTTTTCTATGCTGAGATAGATGGTTCCTGTACCAAAGTGCAGGCTCGCAAAGGTGGCCTCCTGCAGCTCTCACTGCCCAAGAAGGTGCCTATGCTCATGTGGCCCTCTCTCCTG AAGAAACCTCTAGGGACCCAGGAGTTGGTGCCAGGGCTGCGGTGCCAGGAGAATGGGCAGGAAGCATCTCCCATTGCCTCGGAGCCAGGCCCTGAGCCCCGCCGGGCTAAGCAGGAGGCCCGGAACCAGAAACGGGCCCAGGGCCGTAGTGAGGCAGGCACAGGGGCTGGCCCTGGGGCCCAGGCAGGCCCCAGCGCCAAGAGAGCTGTGCATCTCCGCAGAGGGCCAGAAGGGGAAGGGTCCAGAGATGGCCCTGGACCCCGGGGTGATGCCCCCCCTTTCCTGGCTGAGCCAGCATCCACCCAG GCTGAGGCTGAGGAACAGCTCCGTGTACCACCACTGAACCCCCAGACCTGCCTCCTGGGCTCAGAGGAGGATCTAGAACTTTTGACAGGAGAGAAGGCAGTGTCCGCCAGGAATGATCCAGTGTCCCCAGCCATGGCCCGGAGCAGAGACCCCGAGAAAG AGCCTGAGTCCATGGTGAACCTGGCATTTGTCAAGAATGACTCCTATGAGAAGGGGCCGGACTCAGTGGTGGTGCACGTGTACGTGAAGGAAATCCGCAGGGACACCTCTCGAGTGCTTTTCCGCGAGCAGGACTTCACGCTTATCTTCCAGACCAG GGATGGAAACTTCCTGAGACTGCACCCGGGCTGCGGGCCCCACACCACCTTCCGTTGGCAGGTGAAGCTCAG GAACCTGATCGAGCCAGAGCAATGCACCTTCTGCTTCACGGCCTCTCGCATTGACATCTGCCTCCATAAGCGGCAGAGTCAGCGCTGGGGGGGCTTGGAGGCCCCAGCTGCACGAG GTGCAGTGGGTGGTGCAAAGGTTGCCGTGCCGACAGGTCCAACCCCTCTGGATTCAACCCCCCCGGgaagtgccccccaccccttgaCAGGCCAGGAAGAGGCCCGGGGTGTGGAGAAGGAGAAGCCCAAGGCTCGATCTGAGGACACAGGCTTAGATGGTGTGGCAGCCCGCACCCCCATGGAGCATGTAACCCCAAAGCCAGAGCCACACCTAGCATCG CCCAAGCCCACGTGTATGGTGCCTCCAATGCCCCATAGCCCAGTGAGTGGAGATAgtgtggaggaagaggaggaggaagagaagaaggtgTGTCTGCCAGGCTTCACTGGCCTTGTCAATCTAGGCAACACCTGCTTCATGAACAGCGTCATTCAGTCTCTGTCCAATACTCGGGAACTGCGGGACTTCTTCCATG ACCGCTCCTTTGAGGCCGAGATCAACTATAACAACCCGCTGGGGACTGGTGGGCGTCTGGCCATCGGTTTTGCTGTGCTGCTCCGGGCACTGTGGAAGGGAACCCACCATGCCTTCCAGCCCTCCAAGTTGAAG GCCATTGTGGCGAGCAAAGCCAGCCAGTTCACAGGCTATGCACAGCATGATGCCCAGGAGTTCATGGCTTTCCTGCTGGATGGGCTGCACGAGGACTTGAACCGAATTCAGAATAAGCCCTACACAGAGACTGTGGACTCAGACGGGCGCCCTGATGAG GTGGTAGCTGAGGAAGCCTGGCAGCGGCACAAGATGAGGAATGATTCTTTCATCGTGGACCTATTTCAGGGCCAATACAAGTCGAAGCTGGTGTGCCCTGTGTGTGCGAAG GTCTCCATCACTTTTGACCCATTCCTGTACCTGCCGGTGCCCTTGCCGCAGAAGCAGAAGGTTCTCCCTGTCTTCTATTTTGCGCGGGAGCCCCATAGCAAGCCCATCAAG TTTCTGGTgagcatcagcaaggagaactcCAGTGCGAGTGAAGTGTTGGACTCCCTCTCTCAGAGTGTCCACGTGAAGCCTGAGAACCTGCGTCTGGCTGAG GTTATTAAGAATCGCTTCCACCGTGTGTTCTTGCCCTCCCACTCCCTGGACACTGTGTCCCCTTCTGACACGCTCCTCTGCTTTGAGCTGCTGTCCCCAGAGTTGGCTAAGGAGCGGGTAGTGGTGCTTGAAGTGCAACAG CGCCCCCAGGTGCCCAGCATCCCTATCTCCAAGTGTGCAGCCTGCCAGCGGAAGCAGCAGTCAGAGGATGAGAAGCTGAAGCGCTGTACCCGGTGCTACCGTGTGGGCTACTGCAACCA gcTCTGTCAGAAAACCCACTGGCCTGATCACAAGGGCCTCTGCCGCCCTGAGAACATTGGCTACCCCTTCCTGGTCAGTGTACCTGCCTCACGGCTCACTTATGCCCGTCTTGCTCAGCTGCTAGAGGGCTATGCCCG GTACTCTGTGAGTGTGTTCCAGCCACCCTTCCAGCCTGGCCGCATGGCCTTGGAGTCCCAGGGCCCTGGCTGCACCACAATGCTGTCCACTAGCTCCCTGGAGGCTGGGGACAGTGAGAGGGACCCTGTTCAGCCTCCTGAACTTCAGTTGGTGACCCCTGTGGCTGAAGGGGATACAGGGGTCCCCCGGGCATGGGCATCCCCTGATCGGGGCCCTGCACCCAGTACCAGTGGAGTTTCTTCTGAGATGCTGGCCAGTGTGTCTGCTGAAGTTGGCTCCTTGCCTGCTGGTGAGAGGGTGTCCCGGCCTGAAG CTGCCGTGCCCGGATACCAACACCCAAGTGAAGCCATGAATGCCCACACACCCCagttctttatctataaaattgaCGCATCCAACCGAGAACAGCGGCTAGAGGACAAAG GCGATAACCCCCTAGAGCTGGGTGAGGATTGCAGTCTGGCTCTAGTCTGGCGGAACAACGAGCGCCTGCAGGAGTTCGTGTTGGTAGCCTCCAAGGAGCTGGAATGTGCTGAGGACCCAGGCTCTGCTGGTGAGGCTGCCCGTGCTGGCCACTTCACTCTGGACCAGTGCCTGAACCTCTTCACGCGGCCTGAGGTGCTGGCACCTGAGGAGGCTTG GTACTGCCCACAGTGCAAACAACACCGTGAGGCCTCTAAGCAGCTGTTGCTGTGGCGCCTGCCGAATGTGCTCATTGTCCAGCTCAAGCGCTTCTCCTTTCGCAGCTTCATCTGGCGTGACAAGATCAACGacttggtggagttccctgttcG GAATCTGGACCTGAGCAAGTTCTGCATCGGTCAGAaagaggaacagctgcccagctaCGACCTGTATGCTGTCATCAACCACTATGGAGGCATGATTGGTGGTCACTACACTGCTTGCGCGCGCCTGCCCAATGACCGCAGCAGCCAGCGCAGCGACGTGG GCTGGCGCTTGTTTGATGACAGCACGGTGACAACGGTAGACGAGAGCCAGGTCGTGACGCGTTATGCCTATGTACTCTTCTACCGCCGGCGGAACTCTCCTGTGGAGAGGCCCCCCCGGGCAGGTCACTCAGAGCACCACCCCGACCTAGGCCCTGCAGCTGAGTCTGCTGCCAGCCAG GCTTCCCGGATTTGGCAGGAGCTGGAGGCCGAGGAGGAGCCAGTACCTGAGGGGCCTGCGCCCCTGGGTCCCTGGGGGCCCCAAGAATGGGTGGGCCCTCCACCACGTGGCCCTACCACACCAGATGAGGGCTGCCTCCGGTACTTTGTTCTGGGCACTGTGGCAGCTTTGGTGGCCCTCGTGCTCAACGTGTTCTATCCTCTGGTATCCCAGAGTCCCTGGAGATGA